From the genome of Nitrosomonas sp., one region includes:
- the leuB gene encoding 3-isopropylmalate dehydrogenase yields MKIAILAGDGIGPEIVAQAVRVLDVLKTDGLGIALEHGLIGGCAVDATGEPYPEATHKLAAHADAMLLGAVGGPKYDSLPRAQRPERGLLAIRKALNLFANLRPAMLYPELADASSLKPEVVAGLDILIVRELTGDIYFGEPRGIEERNGQRVGFNTMIYNESEIQRIAHVAFQAAQKRNRKLCSIDKMNVLECTQLWRDVVEEVGQEYPDVTLSHMLVDNAAMQLVRDPKQFDVVVTGNMFGDILSDEASMLTGSIGMLPSASLDSNNKGLYEPIHGSAPDIAGKNIANPLATILSVAMMMRYTFNQESAAQRIENAVKKVLTQGFRTSDIASPGMRIIGTREMGDAVLSNM; encoded by the coding sequence ATGAAAATTGCAATTCTGGCGGGTGATGGTATTGGTCCTGAAATCGTTGCCCAGGCCGTACGTGTATTAGATGTGTTGAAGACCGATGGGCTCGGGATAGCGCTTGAACACGGGCTGATTGGTGGTTGTGCAGTTGATGCAACCGGTGAGCCATATCCCGAGGCAACGCATAAACTGGCCGCGCATGCCGATGCGATGTTGCTGGGGGCTGTGGGCGGCCCCAAATATGATAGTCTTCCGCGTGCTCAGAGACCCGAGCGTGGATTGCTGGCGATACGTAAAGCGTTAAACTTATTCGCAAACTTGCGGCCCGCGATGCTTTATCCGGAACTTGCCGATGCGTCCAGTCTAAAGCCTGAAGTGGTTGCCGGTCTTGATATTTTGATCGTGCGCGAATTAACCGGTGATATTTATTTTGGTGAGCCCCGTGGTATCGAAGAACGTAATGGTCAGCGTGTTGGTTTTAACACCATGATCTATAATGAGAGTGAAATTCAACGTATTGCACATGTGGCTTTTCAGGCCGCGCAAAAAAGAAACCGCAAGCTATGTTCGATTGACAAAATGAATGTCTTGGAATGCACCCAGTTATGGCGTGATGTGGTTGAGGAAGTTGGCCAGGAGTATCCCGATGTAACGCTCTCGCATATGCTGGTCGATAACGCGGCCATGCAGCTGGTGCGTGACCCCAAGCAATTTGATGTAGTTGTAACCGGAAACATGTTTGGTGATATTTTATCGGACGAGGCGTCCATGCTCACTGGCTCTATCGGAATGCTGCCTTCCGCATCGCTTGATAGCAACAACAAAGGATTGTATGAACCAATTCATGGTTCAGCGCCGGATATTGCCGGTAAAAATATCGCAAATCCCCTGGCGACTATTCTTTCGGTTGCCATGATGATGCGCTATACATTCAATCAGGAAAGTGCGGCGCAACGCATAGAAAATGCGGTTAAAAAAGTT
- the leuD gene encoding 3-isopropylmalate dehydratase small subunit, with amino-acid sequence MEKFRTFTGVVAPLDRANVDTDAIIPKQFLKSIKRSGFGRNLFDEWRYLDHGEPEMDVTQRQLNPDFILNRPRYTSAQILLARDNFGCGSSREHAPWALQDYGFKVILAPSFADIFFNNCFKIGLLPIVQEGKIIDQLFHEVNETEGYALAVDLEKQILITPSNAHFSFEVDAFRKHCLLNGLDEIGLTLQHAEKIKQFEQKRREEQPWLFS; translated from the coding sequence ATGGAAAAATTTCGGACATTTACGGGTGTCGTCGCACCCCTTGATCGGGCTAATGTCGATACGGATGCTATTATTCCAAAGCAATTCCTGAAATCGATCAAACGTTCGGGTTTTGGGCGCAATCTGTTCGATGAGTGGCGTTATCTGGATCACGGCGAACCTGAGATGGATGTTACACAACGCCAGTTAAATCCGGATTTTATTCTGAATAGACCGCGCTACACATCCGCCCAGATATTGCTGGCGCGGGACAACTTCGGGTGCGGTTCGAGTCGAGAGCATGCGCCTTGGGCGCTTCAAGATTATGGATTCAAAGTAATTCTTGCGCCAAGTTTTGCAGATATATTTTTTAATAACTGTTTCAAAATTGGATTGTTACCGATTGTTCAGGAAGGAAAGATTATCGACCAGCTATTTCATGAGGTGAATGAAACCGAAGGGTATGCATTAGCGGTGGATTTGGAAAAGCAAATCTTGATCACGCCAAGCAATGCGCATTTCTCATTTGAAGTGGATGCGTTTCGCAAACATTGTTTGTTAAATGGTCTGGATGAAATTGGTTTGACACTGCAACATGCCGAAAAAATAAAACAATTTGAACAGAAACGGCGTGAAGAACAACCCTGGTTGTTCTCATGA
- a CDS encoding entericidin A/B family lipoprotein: protein MKPMTVIITLIAIFSLTACNTMAGFGKDIQQGGEAIERSAQ from the coding sequence ATGAAACCAATGACAGTAATCATTACATTAATTGCAATTTTCAGTCTGACCGCATGTAACACTATGGCCGGTTTCGGCAAGGATATTCAGCAAGGCGGTGAAGCTATAGAGCGTTCTGCACAATAA